A DNA window from Euleptes europaea isolate rEulEur1 chromosome 20, rEulEur1.hap1, whole genome shotgun sequence contains the following coding sequences:
- the LYSMD4 gene encoding lysM and putative peptidoglycan-binding domain-containing protein 4 — MKLNERLTRPFQAPVAIRRFPSGQVALFRNGPSDSESSSEEELDLMELRARGREQQRSNAGRPKARDVLLLEREVAEDDSLNKLALQYGCQVADIKRINNFIREQDLYALKSIKIPVKANCILTEASEMRSAPQSSLLPAELPGSPGPGNSPKDDKQIEQYFRGVDRDLERAALAEAGFSSDYCIETPSWPPPGPKAPSSGADCGIQWWNAVAVMLLVGIVLPVFYIVYYKTQASEVAADTSNSTFPVSNASRGSVTGVSGPVSGADPLPTAHVPKTKAVILSGE, encoded by the exons ATGAAGCTAAATGAGCGTCTGACAAGGCCCTTTCAAGCCCCCGTCGCCATCCGAAGATTCCCAAGCGGCCAGGTCGCCTTGTTCCGAAACGGGCCGTCTGATTCAGAGTCCTCCTCGGAGGAGGAACTGGACCTCATGGAATTGCGAGCGAGGGGGAGAGAGCAACAGAGGAGCAACGCTGGCCGGCCGAAAGCCAGAGACGTGCTGCTGCTGGAAAGAGAAGTCGCCGAAGACGACAGCTTAAACAAGTTGGCTCTCCAGTACGGTTGTCAA GTTGCAGACATTAAGCGCATCAACAACTTCATCCGGGAACAGGACTTGTATGCTCTCAAATCGATCAAGATTCCCGTGAAGGCCAATTGCATTTTAACCGAGGCAAGCGAAATGCGTTCGGCTCCACAGAGCTCTTTGTTACCCGCCGAACTGCCCGGATCTCCAGGCCCAGGGAACAGCCCCAAGGACGACAAGCAGATCGAGCAGTATTTCAGAGGGGTCGACCGGGATCTCGAACGAGCAGCGCTGGCCGAAGCCGGTTTCAGCTCAGACTATTGCATCGAGACGCCAAGCTGGCCGCCCCCGGGGCCAAAGGCGCCCAGCAGCGGAGCGGACTGCGGGATCCAGTGGTGGAATGCCGTCGCTGTCATGCTTTTGGTCGGCatcgttttgcccgtgttttatATCGTTTATTATAAAACCCAAGCCTCGGAAGTGGCGGCCGACACCTCCAACTCAACCTTTCCTGTCAGCAACGCGTCGCGTGGATCAGTGACGGGAGTATCGGGACCCGTTTCGGGGGCTGACCCCCTGCCCACTGCCCACGTCCCTAAAACAAAAGCGGTCATCTTGTCAGGTGAATGA